From one Catenulispora sp. GP43 genomic stretch:
- a CDS encoding 3-hydroxyacyl-CoA dehydrogenase NAD-binding domain-containing protein, translating into MTQDLTALATELFPDEVVTKAPVQFFDLPGHSGRFALITLDNGFDHTKPNTFGPGGLVQLGQAIDTVEAAAARGEIVGVGVTGKPFIFAVGADLKGVEVVKNREQALAIAQAGHDTFKRLSALPVPSFAFVNGAAMGGGVEVALACAYRTISSGVPALAFPECFLGLVPGWGGCTLLPKLIGPDAAVTVIIENALSQNRMLKGPKAFELGIADVMFEPVSFLEESLAWAEKVINGSVTVERKEFSAEDYAAAVARGRQVADSKVHGAAPAPYRALDIIEKMATASNDEGFALEDAALADLIMTNELRAGLYAFNLNQKRAKKPFGAPDKSLARPVTKVGVVGAGLMASQFALLFVQRLQVPVVMTDIDQARVDKGVGYVHEQIGLLQLKGRLNQDQANRLKALVSGSLTKDAFADADLVIEAVFEEMSVKQQVFAEVEAVVREDCVLATNTSSLSVTEMASKLQHPERVVGFHFFNPVAVLPLLEIVRAEQTDDASLATAFAVGKTLKKSCVLVKDAPAFVVNRLLTRFLGEVTAAVDEGTPIEAADKALEPLGLPMSPFVLLELVGPAVALHVAETLHTAFPDRFAVSPNLAKLVAAGKKAIYTWDTGVPVIDPEVLELFQPGDSPSTEEQLRDRALKAMAQEVDLMLTEGVVGEAQDIDLCMLLGAGWPFHLGGITPYLDRTGVAEIVTGHRFLAPGVASLPE; encoded by the coding sequence GTGACTCAGGACCTTACAGCTCTCGCCACAGAGCTCTTCCCCGACGAGGTCGTCACCAAGGCCCCGGTCCAGTTCTTCGACCTGCCCGGGCACTCCGGCCGGTTCGCGCTGATCACGCTGGACAACGGCTTCGACCACACCAAGCCGAACACCTTCGGCCCCGGCGGTCTGGTGCAGCTGGGTCAGGCCATTGACACGGTCGAGGCCGCCGCGGCGCGCGGCGAGATCGTCGGCGTCGGCGTCACCGGCAAGCCGTTCATCTTCGCCGTCGGCGCCGACCTCAAGGGCGTCGAGGTCGTGAAGAACCGCGAGCAGGCCCTGGCCATCGCACAGGCCGGCCACGACACCTTCAAGCGCCTGAGCGCGCTGCCGGTGCCCTCCTTCGCGTTCGTCAACGGCGCGGCCATGGGCGGCGGCGTCGAGGTGGCGCTGGCGTGCGCCTACCGCACGATCTCCTCCGGCGTCCCGGCGCTGGCCTTCCCCGAGTGCTTCCTCGGCCTGGTCCCCGGCTGGGGCGGCTGCACGCTGCTGCCCAAGCTGATCGGCCCGGACGCCGCGGTCACCGTCATCATCGAGAACGCGCTGTCGCAGAACCGGATGCTCAAGGGCCCCAAGGCCTTCGAGCTCGGCATCGCCGACGTGATGTTCGAGCCGGTCTCCTTCCTCGAGGAGTCCCTCGCCTGGGCCGAGAAGGTCATCAACGGCTCGGTCACGGTGGAGCGCAAGGAGTTCTCGGCCGAGGACTACGCCGCCGCCGTGGCCCGCGGACGTCAGGTCGCTGATTCCAAGGTGCACGGCGCCGCCCCGGCCCCGTACCGCGCCCTGGACATCATCGAGAAGATGGCCACAGCCTCGAACGACGAGGGCTTCGCTCTCGAGGACGCGGCCCTGGCCGACCTGATCATGACGAACGAGCTGCGGGCCGGGCTGTACGCGTTCAACCTGAACCAGAAGCGTGCGAAGAAGCCGTTCGGCGCGCCGGACAAGTCCCTCGCCCGCCCCGTCACCAAGGTCGGCGTGGTCGGCGCGGGTCTGATGGCCTCGCAGTTCGCGCTGCTGTTCGTGCAGCGGCTCCAGGTGCCGGTCGTGATGACCGACATCGACCAGGCGCGCGTGGACAAGGGCGTCGGCTACGTGCACGAGCAGATCGGTCTGCTCCAGCTCAAGGGCCGGCTCAACCAGGACCAGGCGAACCGTCTCAAGGCTCTGGTATCGGGCTCGCTGACCAAGGACGCGTTCGCCGACGCCGACCTGGTCATCGAGGCCGTCTTCGAGGAGATGTCGGTCAAGCAGCAGGTGTTCGCCGAGGTCGAGGCCGTGGTCCGGGAGGACTGCGTGCTGGCCACCAACACCTCTTCGCTGTCGGTGACCGAGATGGCCTCCAAGCTCCAGCACCCGGAGCGGGTCGTCGGCTTCCACTTCTTCAACCCGGTGGCCGTGCTTCCGCTGCTGGAGATCGTGCGCGCCGAGCAGACCGACGACGCCTCCCTGGCCACCGCCTTCGCGGTCGGCAAGACCCTGAAGAAGTCCTGCGTGCTGGTGAAGGACGCCCCGGCGTTCGTCGTGAACCGGCTCCTGACCCGCTTCCTGGGCGAGGTCACCGCGGCGGTGGATGAGGGCACGCCGATCGAGGCGGCGGACAAGGCGCTGGAGCCCCTGGGCCTGCCGATGTCGCCGTTCGTCCTGCTGGAACTGGTCGGCCCGGCGGTGGCCCTGCACGTCGCCGAGACGCTGCACACCGCCTTCCCGGACCGCTTCGCGGTCTCGCCGAACCTGGCCAAGCTGGTCGCGGCCGGCAAGAAGGCGATCTACACGTGGGACACCGGCGTGCCGGTGATCGACCCGGAGGTCCTGGAGCTGTTCCAGCCCGGCGACTCCCCGTCCACCGAGGAGCAGCTCCGCGACCGCGCGCTGAAGGCGATGGCGCAGGAAGTGGACCTGATGCTCACCGAGGGCGTGGTCGGCGAGGCGCAGGACATCGACCTGTGCATGCTGCTTGGCGCCGGCTGGCCGTTCCATCTCGGCGGCATCACGCCGTACCTGGACCGCACCGGGGTCGCGGAGATCGTGACCGGCCACCGATTCCTGGCCCCCGGAGTGGCTTCCCTCCCCGAATAA
- a CDS encoding acetyl-CoA C-acyltransferase yields MPQTQRAVRQVVFVDGVRTPFGKAGPKGVYAETRADDLVIRCIRELLQRNPQLPAERVDDVAIAATTQIGDQGLTMGRVAGLLAGLPKTVPGFSIDRMCAGAMTAVTTTAGGIAFGAYDVVVAGGVEHMGRHPMGEGVDPNPRIVAEKLVDPSALVMGSTAENLHDRYPELTKERCDAFAAASQEKYAKALAAGKFQDVLVPMSARHAEKGYALVTADEPPRPGTTVEDLAALKTPFRVRGRVTAGNAAGLNDGATACLLAAEDVAEELGLPVRMRLVSYAYVGVEPEVMGIGPVPATEKALAKAGLTIDDIGLFELNEAFAVQVVAFLDHFGIADDDERVNPYGGAIAMGHPLASSGVRLMTQLAQHFEEHPEVRYGLTSMCVGIGMGGTVIWENPHWTGESK; encoded by the coding sequence GTGCCTCAGACCCAGAGGGCCGTGCGACAAGTCGTGTTCGTCGACGGCGTCCGTACCCCGTTCGGCAAGGCGGGCCCCAAGGGCGTCTATGCCGAGACCAGGGCGGATGACCTGGTCATCCGCTGCATTCGCGAGCTGCTGCAGCGCAACCCGCAGCTGCCCGCCGAGCGGGTGGACGACGTGGCCATCGCCGCCACCACCCAGATCGGCGACCAGGGCCTGACCATGGGCCGGGTCGCGGGGCTGCTCGCGGGCCTGCCCAAGACCGTCCCCGGCTTCTCCATCGACCGCATGTGCGCCGGTGCCATGACCGCCGTGACCACCACCGCCGGCGGCATCGCCTTCGGCGCCTACGACGTGGTCGTGGCCGGTGGCGTCGAGCACATGGGCCGCCACCCGATGGGCGAGGGCGTGGACCCCAACCCGCGCATCGTCGCCGAGAAGCTGGTCGACCCCTCGGCGCTGGTCATGGGCTCCACCGCGGAGAACCTGCACGACCGCTACCCGGAGCTGACCAAGGAGCGCTGCGACGCCTTCGCCGCCGCGTCCCAGGAGAAGTACGCCAAGGCGCTGGCCGCCGGCAAGTTCCAGGACGTCCTGGTCCCGATGTCCGCCCGGCACGCCGAGAAGGGCTACGCCCTGGTCACCGCGGACGAGCCGCCGCGCCCCGGCACCACCGTGGAGGACCTGGCCGCGCTCAAGACCCCGTTCCGGGTCCGCGGCCGCGTCACCGCGGGCAACGCCGCCGGCCTGAACGACGGCGCCACCGCCTGCCTGCTGGCCGCCGAGGACGTCGCCGAGGAGCTCGGCCTGCCGGTCCGCATGCGCCTGGTCTCTTACGCCTACGTCGGCGTCGAGCCTGAGGTCATGGGCATCGGCCCGGTCCCGGCCACCGAGAAGGCGCTGGCCAAGGCCGGCCTGACCATCGACGACATCGGCCTGTTCGAGCTGAACGAGGCCTTCGCGGTGCAGGTGGTGGCCTTCCTGGACCACTTCGGCATCGCCGACGACGACGAGCGCGTGAACCCCTACGGCGGCGCCATCGCCATGGGCCACCCGCTGGCCTCCTCCGGCGTGCGCCTGATGACCCAGCTGGCGCAGCACTTCGAGGAGCACCCCGAGGTCCGCTACGGCCTCACCTCGATGTGTGTCGGCATCGGCATGGGCGGAACGGTCATCTGGGAGAACCCGCACTGGACTGGAGAGAGCAAGTGA
- a CDS encoding FMN-dependent NADH-azoreductase, translated as MATLLHIDASLFPGEASASRTVTAAFADAWREAHPDGTVVHRDLAADPLPHIDALTVSAAFSDPATHTEAQAAAHAARLALVEEAEAADAIVIGAPMYNFGLASSLKAWIDHVILAGRTLGEGTQSLAGKPVVIVASRGGSYEPGTPREDMEFVKNYLASVLSAHLGITPEFITIQLTLAASNPAMADLIPLAEQSRAEALAQADAKARELALRLSGDPVAV; from the coding sequence GTGGCCACGCTGCTGCACATCGACGCCTCTCTGTTCCCCGGCGAGGCCAGCGCCTCCCGGACCGTCACCGCGGCCTTCGCCGACGCCTGGCGCGAAGCCCACCCGGACGGCACCGTCGTCCACCGCGACCTCGCCGCCGACCCGCTGCCGCACATCGACGCGCTGACCGTCTCGGCCGCCTTCTCCGACCCGGCCACCCACACCGAGGCCCAGGCCGCCGCGCACGCCGCCCGCCTGGCCCTGGTCGAGGAGGCCGAGGCCGCGGACGCCATCGTGATCGGCGCGCCGATGTACAACTTCGGGCTCGCCTCCTCGCTGAAGGCGTGGATCGACCACGTCATCCTGGCCGGCCGCACGCTCGGCGAGGGCACGCAGTCGCTGGCCGGCAAGCCGGTCGTGATCGTGGCCTCCCGCGGCGGCTCCTACGAGCCGGGTACCCCGCGCGAGGACATGGAGTTCGTGAAGAACTACCTCGCGAGCGTCCTGTCCGCGCACCTGGGCATCACGCCGGAGTTCATCACCATCCAGCTCACGCTGGCCGCGAGCAACCCGGCGATGGCTGACCTGATCCCGCTGGCCGAGCAGTCGCGGGCCGAGGCGCTGGCGCAGGCCGACGCGAAGGCGCGCGAGCTGGCGCTGCGGCTGTCGGGGGACCCGGTCGCGGTCTGA
- a CDS encoding winged helix-turn-helix transcriptional regulator produces MTGTRLEPPKSCQEVGPEGQFVRGVLDRIGDKWSLMIIGSLHRGPKRFGALQMSIGGISQRMLTLNLRHLERDGLISRTVYAEVPPRVEYELTELGHSLLVPVLELVNWAADNAESIEKHRGSYDTTNAPKD; encoded by the coding sequence ATGACCGGAACACGGTTGGAACCGCCGAAGTCCTGTCAGGAGGTCGGGCCGGAGGGGCAGTTCGTGCGCGGCGTCCTGGACCGGATCGGCGACAAGTGGAGCCTGATGATCATCGGGAGCCTGCACCGGGGGCCCAAGCGGTTCGGCGCGTTGCAGATGTCGATCGGCGGGATCTCACAGCGGATGCTGACGCTGAACCTGCGGCATCTGGAACGCGACGGGCTGATCTCGCGGACGGTCTACGCCGAGGTGCCGCCGCGGGTCGAGTACGAGCTCACGGAGTTGGGGCACAGCCTGCTGGTGCCTGTGCTGGAGCTGGTGAACTGGGCCGCGGACAACGCCGAGAGTATCGAGAAGCACCGGGGGTCCTACGACACGACGAATGCGCCGAAGGACTGA